GCCAGGTCGTGAAAAGCTTCGAAACTACGCCAGGAACTACTAGCAGACAGCGTGAGCGCCGAATCCGATCGGGCCGGAAACAGGGAGCGACGGGGAACCTGCCCACTAGCTAAATCCATTATTTGCGGGCGGCGGCTGGCTCGCTCGGGTGGGGCATAAGGGCGCACCAAATCGCCTAACACGGCTTGTAGCCGGGCCAGCGGATCTTGTTCGGGGCAGGGGCAAAGTTGCAGGTAGGAGGCGCCCTGCACAAGGAGTTGGGCGGCCTCGGCGGCGGTCAACTCCTGGGTATGGCCGGGCAGGGCTAGGCCCGCATCCCTTTTGCCGAGGGCGAGCGGGGCAGCATCCGCGCACAAGAGCACCAGGTTGTCCACCGGGTCAGCTGCGGCCAACCACTGCAACGCCGGACGAAGTTCCATTTATAACTCGGTTTCGGAAGGACCAGCAGTGGCCGGATCCGCACTAGCGGCGGTGTCAGCTAAAGCGGCAGCTTCTTTTACCAGGGCTGCCGCAAGCTCCGCAGCCGCCCTGTACGTGGGCGAGGCCGACTCGGCGCGCACCCCACCGACAACCTGAAGCGCCAGCGGGCCAGCGTACCGGTCCATAAAATCGCGCAGGGACTGCGCGGTGCGGTGCGCATCGGGGGATTCCCCCTGCCGCCACAGCCCGGCAAGGAAGGTAGAAAGATGGCCGACGAACGCTAGCTGCGTAGCAAAATGCGTCGGAGGCAGCGATGGCGTAGGGGAGGTAAAACCGAACTGGCTATACAGGGCGGGTAGGGCAGCATCCGAGTCCTGGCCCAACAAAGACACGCGTCCCAAAGGCCCAAACAGGCGGGCATACTCGTTAGACAGGTCACGCCCATGTTCGTGTTCGCCCTCTAAAACAGCTGCCGCCTGGACGGACTGTTCGTCCCGGAGCGGCCACATGCGCAGCAGCGCGGGATTGGAAATGTTCTCTAGCAGGCCGCGA
The genomic region above belongs to Winkia neuii and contains:
- a CDS encoding molecular chaperone TorD family protein — translated: MAFDPFTAPAADDITSRGVRVGTAAAVLHKLFAAMPDRGLLENISNPALLRMWPLRDEQSVQAAAVLEGEHEHGRDLSNEYARLFGPLGRVSLLGQDSDAALPALYSQFGFTSPTPSLPPTHFATQLAFVGHLSTFLAGLWRQGESPDAHRTAQSLRDFMDRYAGPLALQVVGGVRAESASPTYRAAAELAAALVKEAAALADTAASADPATAGPSETEL